Proteins encoded within one genomic window of Synechococcus sp. PCC 7335:
- the larC gene encoding nickel pincer cofactor biosynthesis protein LarC, protein MKTLAYFDCPTGIAGDMCLGALVDAGVPIDYLKEQFAKLGIDDEFKLQAESVLRSQQAATKVHVELTEHSLEKHHHHHHHHHGTRKLPEIEKLIQQADLPQRATQWSLSVFGKLAAAEASVHSIAPEQVHFHEVGATDAIIDIVGTCLGLDWLNIDHLVCSPLPTGGGTVRCEHGLLPVPVPAVLNMLEAAEVPVYSNGIEKELVTPTGCAIAITLSESFGPPPSFRLQKVGLGAGGRELSIPNILRLWIGTIADTASDQPPVSSSYIHPTETHGLETIVELRTQIDDCSPQVIGFVFERLFLAGAVDVFTQGIAMKKNRLGTLLTVICPESRVIDCETILFNETTTLGIRRTWQKRTALSREMVSVSTIYGEIMVKLGRINGKVVNVQPEYEDVAERARSLNLAWKVVHQAAMTAAVAYCEAAHQSDLAVD, encoded by the coding sequence ATGAAAACGTTAGCCTACTTCGACTGTCCGACCGGAATTGCTGGCGACATGTGTCTAGGCGCATTAGTTGATGCAGGAGTACCGATAGACTATCTAAAAGAACAGTTTGCCAAGCTAGGTATAGACGATGAGTTTAAGCTACAGGCTGAATCGGTCTTGCGCAGCCAGCAAGCGGCTACCAAGGTTCATGTCGAACTAACAGAGCATTCGCTTGAAAAACACCATCACCACCATCACCATCACCACGGCACGCGTAAACTGCCTGAGATAGAGAAGCTTATTCAACAGGCTGATTTGCCGCAACGCGCTACTCAGTGGAGCCTTTCTGTTTTCGGTAAGCTAGCAGCAGCAGAGGCTAGTGTTCACAGCATTGCACCCGAGCAGGTTCACTTTCATGAAGTGGGTGCAACGGATGCAATCATTGATATTGTCGGAACCTGTTTGGGCCTAGATTGGTTGAATATCGATCATCTGGTCTGTTCGCCGCTACCGACAGGCGGTGGTACAGTGCGCTGTGAACACGGTCTGCTACCGGTACCTGTACCAGCGGTGCTCAATATGCTAGAAGCCGCAGAAGTTCCGGTGTATAGCAATGGAATAGAGAAGGAGTTAGTCACACCCACAGGTTGTGCGATCGCCATCACCTTATCCGAATCATTCGGTCCTCCGCCTAGCTTTAGGCTACAGAAGGTGGGTCTTGGTGCAGGCGGGCGAGAATTATCTATTCCTAATATCCTTCGTCTGTGGATTGGCACTATTGCTGATACAGCTTCCGATCAGCCGCCTGTTTCCTCAAGCTATATCCATCCCACTGAGACTCATGGCCTTGAGACTATCGTAGAGCTGCGGACTCAGATAGATGACTGCTCGCCTCAGGTAATTGGATTTGTTTTCGAGCGGCTATTCTTAGCAGGGGCTGTAGATGTCTTTACGCAAGGCATAGCTATGAAGAAGAACCGGCTAGGGACGCTACTGACCGTTATCTGCCCAGAATCAAGGGTTATTGACTGTGAGACCATTCTGTTTAATGAAACAACAACTTTAGGAATCCGTCGTACTTGGCAGAAGCGGACTGCTTTATCGAGAGAAATGGTTAGCGTCTCAACCATATACGGAGAGATAATGGTGAAGCTAGGACGGATAAACGGAAAAGTCGTGAATGTACAGCCAGAGTATGAAGATGTAGCTGAAAGAGCGCGATCGCTCAATCTTGCTTGGAAAGTGGTACATCAGGCCGCGATGACGGCTGCAGTTGCTTACTGTGAGGCAGCTCATCAGAGTGATTTGGCGGTTGATTAG
- a CDS encoding DUF3007 family protein: protein MRRIDVIGIGIGVFAAGGLLYLVFSWAGMDGLSAGIWSQVVFIAGLLGWTATYVVRAAGKKMTYYQQLEDYEEAVLQKRLEEMSPEELAALQAEVEKERLEEAQQGISE, encoded by the coding sequence ATGAGAAGAATTGACGTTATTGGTATTGGCATCGGCGTCTTCGCGGCAGGCGGCTTGCTATATCTAGTTTTCAGCTGGGCCGGGATGGACGGTTTGTCTGCTGGAATTTGGAGTCAGGTGGTTTTTATAGCTGGGCTGCTAGGCTGGACGGCAACTTATGTAGTCCGCGCTGCCGGTAAGAAAATGACCTACTACCAGCAGCTAGAGGACTACGAAGAAGCGGTGTTACAAAAGCGGCTAGAAGAGATGAGTCCGGAGGAACTAGCAGCACTTCAGGCAGAGGTAGAAAAAGAGCGGCTAGAAGAAGCTCAGCAAGGAATAAGTGAGTGA
- the ndhL gene encoding NAD(P)H-quinone oxidoreductase subunit L, which translates to MTLLGLESPALVALGLYVALGGLYLVVVPVALMLYLKQRWTAASSIERLICYGLMLVFFPGCLLVSPFLNFRPYRREV; encoded by the coding sequence ATGACACTTCTTGGTCTTGAATCTCCAGCGCTGGTTGCTCTTGGTTTATATGTGGCTTTGGGCGGGCTGTATTTAGTTGTGGTACCTGTAGCGCTGATGCTGTATCTAAAGCAGCGCTGGACTGCAGCGAGTTCGATTGAGCGGTTAATCTGCTATGGATTAATGCTAGTGTTTTTCCCCGGGTGCTTGCTAGTAAGTCCGTTTTTGAACTTCCGTCCGTACCGGCGTGAAGTATAA